The following are encoded together in the Armatimonadota bacterium genome:
- a CDS encoding glycerate kinase: MWQDDRWMRSGADPDLRRDAAAILEAAIRAVDAQEAVRRFVRREGDVLWVGASTYDLSRIRRVWVVGFGKAAASMARGLEDVLGDRIAGGVVVVKHGHLSDLRCVEIVEASHPLPDRDGEAGARKIVEVLREAADGDLVVCVISGGGSALLPLPAEGLGLEDKVATTDLLLRSGATIVEVNAVRKHLSAVKGGRLAAVAYPAQVAVLVLSDVIGNPLDAIASGPFAPDPTTYADALDILGRYGLEERVPKTVLARLRRGASGEVEETPKPGDRVFERVTTTIVGSVVQAAEAAQAEAVARGYASMILSTSVEGEAREVARVVAALAREERQYGRPVPLPACLILGGETTVTVHGSGRGGRNQELALAAALGLEGCERTLVVSFATDGTDGPTDAAGAVADGDTLRRARDQGLNAHRYLVDNDAYTFFDAFGDLLRTGPTNTNVNDLILVMAK, translated from the coding sequence GGAAGCCGCCATACGCGCCGTCGATGCTCAGGAAGCCGTTCGCCGGTTTGTGCGGCGCGAAGGGGACGTCCTGTGGGTCGGGGCGTCGACCTACGATCTCAGTCGCATTCGACGGGTGTGGGTCGTGGGTTTTGGGAAAGCTGCGGCGTCGATGGCCCGGGGACTGGAGGATGTCCTGGGAGACCGGATCGCCGGCGGGGTCGTCGTGGTGAAGCACGGGCACCTGTCGGATCTGCGCTGCGTCGAGATCGTGGAGGCCTCACACCCGCTGCCCGATCGCGACGGCGAGGCGGGTGCACGCAAGATCGTGGAAGTGCTCCGAGAGGCCGCAGACGGCGATCTGGTGGTTTGCGTGATCTCCGGAGGGGGATCGGCGCTGCTCCCGCTGCCGGCGGAGGGTCTCGGGCTCGAAGACAAGGTCGCCACCACCGACCTGCTGCTGCGCAGCGGTGCAACGATCGTCGAGGTGAATGCTGTCCGCAAGCACCTGTCGGCGGTCAAGGGCGGACGGCTGGCGGCGGTCGCCTACCCGGCGCAGGTTGCGGTCCTCGTGCTCAGCGACGTCATCGGCAACCCGCTGGACGCCATCGCGTCCGGGCCGTTTGCTCCGGACCCGACCACCTACGCGGACGCCCTGGACATCCTGGGGCGCTACGGCCTCGAGGAACGCGTGCCGAAGACCGTGTTGGCGCGCCTGCGGCGCGGAGCATCGGGTGAGGTCGAAGAGACGCCCAAGCCCGGAGATCGGGTCTTCGAGCGGGTGACGACTACGATCGTCGGAAGCGTGGTGCAGGCGGCCGAGGCCGCGCAGGCTGAGGCTGTGGCGCGCGGGTACGCTTCCATGATCCTGAGCACGAGTGTCGAAGGAGAAGCTCGCGAGGTGGCTCGCGTCGTCGCCGCTCTCGCCAGGGAGGAACGCCAATACGGCCGTCCGGTGCCCCTTCCGGCCTGCCTGATCCTGGGTGGTGAGACGACGGTCACCGTGCACGGCAGCGGGCGAGGCGGGCGGAACCAGGAACTGGCGCTGGCTGCTGCCCTCGGGTTGGAAGGATGTGAGCGGACACTCGTCGTCAGCTTCGCAACGGACGGAACCGACGGGCCGACGGACGCTGCTGGTGCGGTGGCCGACGGCGACACGCTCCGACGCGCGCGGGACCAGGGGTTGAATGCGCACCGATATCTTGTGGACAACGACGCCTACACCTTCTTTGACGCGTTCGGAGACCTCCTGCGCACCGGCCCCACGAACACGAACGTCAACGACTTGATCCTGGTGATGGCGAAGTGA
- a CDS encoding HD-GYP domain-containing protein has protein sequence MRPQLKLLIAVVTAGFGMLAVHVVLLLVSDRVPVLHQDVAVLMSATFAAILTELRPTRFNIGKEGTEVTLTIIIALPVLILYGWPVAFLLLVFAATTTHIQAGKPWFKTVYNVATYGVSVFLAGTAYQSVAGNTAFQNALPHSIIAALLAGGVFFVANSSMIAMVISVAQGLSLPPVLFQNMSVVAPVFGAMIGLAVIAVLLWNLHPAALLLLIPPMIATKLSYENYVRLRTETDSFIQALADAIDLRDPYTSQHSQRVAELATALGRRLGISSQDLHNLEVIARVHDVGKVAVRDAVLQKRGKLDADELGEMQEHVEAGVRILERISLYRPALDVLHQHHERLDGSGYPQGLKGEEILYPARILAVADAYDAMTTDRPYRPAKTPEATVRELYSVAGKEYDLSVVRALEDELIARGVLKGPIIPAAIEPPAEETVAPAPSHSARVIPIHRAGQRTSSPSS, from the coding sequence GTGCGCCCGCAGTTAAAGCTGCTGATTGCTGTCGTTACAGCAGGCTTCGGCATGCTTGCCGTCCACGTTGTCTTGCTGTTGGTCAGTGATCGAGTACCGGTTCTCCATCAGGACGTCGCTGTGCTAATGTCTGCGACCTTCGCTGCAATCCTAACTGAGCTTCGGCCTACGAGGTTCAACATTGGTAAGGAAGGCACCGAGGTAACCCTTACCATTATCATCGCCCTTCCTGTTCTCATTCTTTACGGATGGCCAGTGGCCTTTCTCTTACTGGTGTTTGCCGCAACCACAACGCACATTCAAGCCGGCAAGCCTTGGTTTAAGACGGTCTACAACGTCGCCACGTACGGGGTCTCAGTGTTTCTCGCTGGGACCGCCTATCAAAGTGTTGCGGGCAACACTGCCTTTCAGAATGCCCTGCCGCATAGCATCATTGCTGCACTTCTTGCGGGCGGTGTCTTCTTTGTTGCAAACAGTAGCATGATCGCAATGGTAATCTCGGTAGCCCAGGGCCTGTCATTGCCTCCAGTGCTCTTTCAGAATATGTCCGTCGTGGCCCCGGTGTTTGGAGCAATGATTGGCCTCGCGGTTATCGCTGTGCTTCTTTGGAACCTGCATCCGGCCGCATTGCTCCTCCTGATTCCACCAATGATCGCCACCAAACTCTCCTACGAGAACTACGTCCGTCTGCGCACGGAGACCGATAGCTTCATCCAGGCCCTGGCCGACGCCATCGACCTTCGGGATCCATATACGTCGCAGCACTCCCAGCGGGTGGCCGAGCTGGCGACGGCGCTGGGTCGGCGCCTGGGAATCAGCAGTCAGGACCTGCACAACCTGGAAGTCATCGCCCGGGTGCACGACGTGGGCAAGGTCGCGGTCCGGGACGCCGTACTCCAGAAGCGGGGGAAACTGGACGCCGACGAGCTCGGAGAGATGCAAGAGCACGTCGAAGCCGGGGTACGTATCCTCGAACGCATCAGCCTCTACCGGCCGGCCCTCGACGTCCTCCACCAGCACCACGAGCGGCTCGATGGCTCGGGCTACCCGCAGGGCCTGAAGGGCGAGGAGATCCTCTACCCTGCGCGAATCCTGGCGGTGGCCGACGCCTACGATGCGATGACCACCGACCGCCCCTACCGCCCGGCGAAGACTCCGGAGGCCACCGTCCGGGAACTATACAGTGTTGCCGGCAAGGAGTACGACCTCTCGGTGGTCCGCGCGCTCGAAGACGAACTCATCGCCCGCGGCGTACTGAAGGGACCGATCATCCCGGCTGCGATCGAGCCGCCGGCGGAGGAAACCGTCGCCCCAGCACCTAGCCACAGCGCCCGCGTGATCCCCATCCACCGCGCTGGCCAGCGTACCTCCTCCCCCTCCTCCTGA
- the glgA gene encoding glycogen synthase GlgA, whose product MRVLFVSSEVAPFAKTGGLADVSAALPAALARAGIDARICMPRYGSIPIPAPSSLVRESGGEIVETSLGDVTVWMVDHPGYFDRPGLYGEGGRDYEDNLERFAFFCRAALAWCRQSGWIPDVVHCNDWQTALIPVYLKIAHCGDPDLRDVASLLTVHNLAYQGVFPAERFSATGLPPELFSSAALEFWGKVNLLKGGLVFADLLSTVSPTYAREIQTPEFGCGLDGVLRERAHDLYGILNGADYTVWDPWVDELIPARYSAADLSGKAVCKAELQREFGLDPAPEAPLLGVVSRLTDQKGLDLIAACLDRIVAAGAQFVLLGTGDPKYQDLFRNAARSHPGSVGVRIGFDERLAHWIEAGADIFLMPSRYEPSGLNQLYSLRYGTVPVVRRTGGLADSITDATPDAIERGEATGFVFVDYTADALWTAIERALAAHRDPEIWSRLVQAGMAADFSWDRAAAGYVELYRKAVERRRAGRDFGDRGYGG is encoded by the coding sequence TTGCGGGTGCTGTTCGTCTCCTCGGAAGTTGCACCGTTCGCGAAGACCGGCGGACTCGCGGACGTGAGCGCCGCGCTGCCGGCTGCTCTGGCCCGAGCGGGGATCGACGCGAGGATCTGCATGCCGCGGTATGGTTCCATCCCCATCCCTGCGCCCTCAAGCCTCGTGCGCGAGAGCGGTGGGGAGATCGTCGAAACCTCGTTGGGTGACGTCACGGTCTGGATGGTGGATCATCCGGGCTACTTCGACCGTCCGGGCCTGTATGGGGAGGGCGGGCGCGACTACGAAGACAACCTGGAGCGGTTTGCGTTCTTCTGCCGCGCGGCGCTGGCATGGTGCCGGCAAAGCGGCTGGATCCCCGACGTGGTCCACTGCAACGACTGGCAGACCGCGCTGATCCCGGTCTACCTGAAGATCGCCCATTGTGGCGATCCCGATTTGCGGGACGTGGCCAGCCTCCTGACGGTCCACAACCTGGCCTACCAGGGCGTGTTTCCAGCCGAACGCTTCTCGGCCACGGGCCTGCCGCCGGAGCTGTTCAGTTCGGCTGCGTTGGAGTTCTGGGGCAAGGTCAACCTGCTCAAGGGCGGGCTGGTGTTTGCCGATCTGTTGAGCACGGTCAGCCCGACGTACGCGCGCGAGATCCAGACCCCTGAGTTCGGGTGCGGTCTCGACGGTGTCCTGCGCGAGCGGGCGCACGATCTGTACGGCATCCTCAACGGGGCTGACTACACGGTGTGGGATCCCTGGGTGGACGAACTCATCCCGGCCCGCTACAGCGCAGCCGACCTCAGCGGCAAGGCGGTCTGCAAGGCAGAGCTGCAGCGGGAGTTCGGTCTGGACCCGGCGCCAGAAGCGCCACTGTTGGGGGTGGTGTCGCGGCTCACGGATCAGAAGGGGCTGGACCTGATCGCGGCGTGCCTAGACCGGATCGTCGCGGCCGGCGCCCAGTTCGTCCTCCTCGGCACGGGGGATCCCAAGTACCAAGACCTCTTCCGCAACGCTGCCCGGTCCCATCCGGGTTCGGTCGGCGTTCGGATCGGGTTTGACGAGCGGCTGGCGCACTGGATCGAGGCCGGCGCCGACATCTTCCTGATGCCGTCTCGCTACGAACCTTCGGGGCTGAATCAGCTCTACAGCCTCCGATACGGCACCGTCCCGGTCGTGCGCAGGACGGGCGGACTGGCCGACAGCATCACCGACGCCACACCGGATGCGATCGAGCGAGGTGAGGCCACGGGGTTCGTCTTCGTCGACTACACGGCCGATGCGTTGTGGACGGCCATCGAGCGAGCACTGGCTGCCCACCGGGACCCCGAGATCTGGTCCAGGTTGGTGCAGGCCGGGATGGCGGCGGACTTCTCGTGGGATCGGGCAGCGGCGGGCTACGTCGAGCTCTACCGTAAGGCGGTCGAGCGGCGCAGGGCCGGGCGGGACTTTGGCGACCGCGGATACGGAGGGTAG